The following is a genomic window from Vicia villosa cultivar HV-30 ecotype Madison, WI unplaced genomic scaffold, Vvil1.0 ctg.000585F_1_1, whole genome shotgun sequence.
AATCTCCTCGTGGGCTAGTCTGGGAGGACCTCCCTTTGTAGCTGGAAGCATGTATGAGTGTGAGACTCTTTAGTACCATGTGATGTACCCTCGGCACAGCTCTAGTCGTGCTCTGCTAGCTTCGCCCGTGCCTCCCCAGGGACCATGTGATGCTCCCAGTCTGCAAAGACCTTATCAAACTGCCTGTGAGTCATGGCGAGAGGATCTAAGACCGTAGGATCGCGAGGTATCGTGTGCTCATATCCAAATTGACGCATGGTGCACTCTGGAAGATAACATACAATAATGGTCGAGCTGGCGGCCAACCATCCGGAATACAGAGCTATCTTATCAAACGGAACCGCCTCCCGGTGCTCATCATAACAGCAGTACCTGATGTCCCCCGCGACCATGCGGTCAAGAGCGCACTTGTAGGGATCTGGCACCTGGTTCCCTCTAAGGGTGGTGAAAGCACTGGCATGCGGCATGACCTCTGTGTACTCCTCTACCTCTCCCAAACTAATAATGTATGGGAAGTGTTGTAGTATCTAACCCTGAAAAAAACACGGTTATTTTAAAGTacaataaaaaactataaaaaagtaGAAgagtataagattgttaccaccaaAAAGTACAGTTTCCCGCAATTGTCCTTGCCTTCCACACACATCCCTCTCCAAGTCTATGGTAAATGTACGCCAGTACAGTTGCTCCCTAGTTGTACTCATTGATACATGCTATATCTGATAAGTACGTCAGGTAGACGacgagctcgtgtccacaaagagctgAGTGCCAATCAAATATAGGAAGTAGCATTTCAGTGCCCGCTCTCTGTGTGTAGCCTGCTCCAACTCGTCCCCCTCAACCTACTGTGACGCAGTGAGCTCTGCATTATATTGTCTCTGCAGGAATCTAAACCTGATGTGGGCCCCTCGTGTCCTCCCCACCTCCTCAAGGGCGTCATCGGGATCAGCCCCCAGCTTAGCAATCAGTATCTCCTGAGCTTCCGTCTTCGTCAACCTACTGTGACAAAGGAGGGTACCCCTGATAGGTAGATGAAGTAGACATGCCACATCATCTAGGATGATGGTAATCTCACCGTGGGGCAGATGAAATGAGGATATCTCAGGATGCTATCTCTCTGCAAAGGCCGCAAGCATACCATTCTGTATGGTATCGTAGCCGAGCATACAGAGGTCCCACATGCCTGAAGCTGCCAGTACCTCCTAAAATCATGGCTCGTCAGGTTGCGCGAGATTTTTAATCTTCCGCCCATGGTTGTAGAACCTTTGGGGATCCCTACTctgaaatttttaaataattcaaacaGTTAGTAATAAGCAAGGTCagaaatgatgaaaataaaaagtaattaacaaataaaatttaccTCTCCAGCAGATCCTTGTGTCCCTGCGTAGGTGGCACAGCAGATCCTGCATCGCCCATCACTGCTGTCTGCCACAGGCACATGAGTAGAAATATATGTAGTGCCACGACGACGTTTGCAGGGTGGTGGCATTTGTGAAGAAccctctgaaggatagaaaaacacttagaaagggggggggggggtttgaataagtgtagctttaaaaaacttgacagataaaaataaattgcacagttatttttatcctggttcgttgttaactaaactattccagtccacccccgcagagatgatttacctcaactgaggatttaatccactaatcgcacggattacaatggttctccacttagtcagcaactaagtcttccagagtcttctgatcacacactgatcactccaggaacaactgcttagataccctctaagacttttctagagtatactgatccacacgatcactctagttacaacctgcttagataacctctaagacttcctagagtattctgatccacacgatcactctagttccttacaacttaatgtaatcaattctaagagtattacaattgcttcttaaaagctataatcacaaactgtgatatttctcttaatcgtttaagcttaatctcactaatatattacaacagcaatgtagtgagttttgatgaagatgaagattctgagttttgatttgaacagcgtttcagcaagttgatattcacagaatagatgtagaattcgttaaccttgcttctcatcagaacttcatatttataggcgttggagaagatgaccgttgagtgcatttaatgctttgcgtgttccgtacagcatcgcatttaatgttatacgcttttgtcaactacctcgagccttgttcacgctgtgtctactgacgtagcctttagtagcttttaacgttccttttgtcagtcagcgtagcttgccacttgtactttcttctgatctgatgtttatgaatacaacgtttgaatatcatcagagtcaaacagcttggtgcacaacatcttctgatcttctgaccttgaagtgcttctgagcgtgataccatcagaacttcagtgcttctgttctcttgttcttctgatgcttccatagacccatgttctgattctgcttcgaccatcttctgatgtcttgccagaccatgttctgatgttgcatgctgaaccctttgagacaaagcttctgagcgctgaattatgcatactctttatatatttcctgaaaaggaaattgcattggattagagtaccatattatcttaagcaaaattcatattattgttatcatcaaaactaagataattgatcagaacaaatcttgttctaacaatctccccctttttgatgatgacaaaaacatatataaatgatatgaatttgcgatcagaaagaacagacggcaaaagacaaattacacagctatagcataagcatatgaatatgtctccccctgagattaacaatctccccctgagataaataatctccccctgaaataaatactcgaagaactttaataaaagacttccctgattatttcggtagagacgatcatataagcttctgtcttcagagaattcatagcttctgacttctgcttccattggacagcttcagaactagaatttccttagatccctagaacactcacagcttctgattcctgcttccatctaggacagcttcagaacttgaatttctttgatcttctgaacattcacagcttctgatttctgcttccattcaggacagcttcagaacttgaatttctttgatcttcagaacattcacagcttctgatttctgcttccatctaggacagcttcagaacttgagttttctggatctttagaacattcacagctttgaatttctgcttccctcggatagcttcagagctttgaatttctaccaacatcacttcatgctagatttgtatcagaacattgttgaatgtaccagagcatcatcagagcatctctacatcctgaaatgttacagaacaaacactaaacgacaaaagtcagcatgaacgagttagaacataaaatatatattcgaacacattatatgtatcagagccatataggctaaaataatgtatcagagcaaatagaattttgtcagaacaaatagacaaatatggatcaaattctattatcagtgcttctgatctctgaagcttgacagcactcagcttgcttcagtttccatggttttgcttcttgtgtttgcgttgaagattctcttcactgctttatacctgcaaaacacttaaaccatatagaacttgcagttcttgttagtaaatgtgtgggagctttacccagcaactgatagattaatcaaatcatttatcatttatcttctccccctttttgtcataacatcaaaaagaatatttcaaaagattcagatgaataaaacgacaaataaaaatactgaaatgtaaaacaaagaattttttttttttttttttataatcaaaaaatattacatgagaagatgtttaacaagcagatgcaacaaggaaagaaaactactaagaccaaaacctaggaccctagctaagacaaaatctgtgccagcatgccatgaaggagtgaaacgcatcactgactgcttcttgggcttccaggcgaggggtcagggagacttggttctgatgcagatcttccacaatctttatcagagacagcattctcagcaggtgaagatgaggagatttctttggaatgggttgagggagaggaaaggttagatgaggaggaagttgagtcttgaaggtagaaagatgaggaagaagatggagatgatggagggctttcaccagggggttgaaacacacgtctagaatagtttccagataacattgcttcgaatggattcaccttgagaggatcataggtgatttttatctttttgggtttggaaggagatgtttcaacagcttttctcttgttgttttgatcattttcatgatttcctgggcttgatgaagagttcatgatggatttgcagataatgaacagctagggtttgatatgaatgcaaaacgATAGGGAAGGAAAACAAGGACAAAGTGtagtagagaaaatataagagggaaagagaagcgtttgaagaatataaaaagaaaactgaaagagagtaaatgatgaaaagcatttaatgttacgtgacgtgaggagagataataatgacaaaagatgtgatttgcacagttacctaagtagacgtcccctcaactgcacgcacgcttgtccaggaatagtgaacacgtgtttaccatctggatagccagttacagctgttttgcttttaaagagattctgaatcaacttagacaatgaaacgttagtaataactgaatcacaattctaattgatttcaatcagaacttcttaaaaaaaatgtcATTTCAGCAGATAcccatacgtaagaatttctcatcttctcatttttggcttgtttctgaagacacattttgtacctattatattgactccatctggtctaggaacaagatcccaaacatcattccttgtaaactgatttagttcttcttgcatagcaattatccagtctggatcttctagagcatgatcaacagaagttggctcgatcaaagatacaagacctaattgacagtctgcattgttcttaaggaatgctcttgttctgattggatcatccttctttccaagaatgacatcttctgaatgaccagagatgagtctggatgatcttctgacagatggttcttcagaaatgcttagattctccagagaagctgatacttgatcttcagattctttgcttctgagaagctctgcttctgatgcgttgcttcttggctcaacaacttctgatatatcaatatcccaatctgcaaaattatcaaactgctttggtttttcagaaccaagcttatcatcaaacctgatattgattgattcttctacaatcaatgtttcagtattgtatactctgtagccttttgagcgttcagaatatccaagaaggaaacatttttgtgctttggaatcaaacttaccaagatgatctttagtgttcagaatatagcatacacatccaaaaggatggaaatatgaaatgttgggctttctattcttccacaattcataaggagtcttatttagaataggtctgatagagattctattctgaatatagcatgcagtgtttattgcttctgcccagaaatgcttagccatattggtttcattgatcatggttctggccatttcttgcagagtcctattctttcgttctacaaccccattttgctgtggagttctaggacaagagaaatcatgggcaataccattttctttgaagaattcttcaaaggatctgttctcaaattcaccaccatgatcacttctaacctttatgattttacactctttttcagattgaatctgaatgcagaaatcaaagaacactgaatgagtctcatccttgtgtttcaagaattttacccaagtccagcggctataatcatctacaatgactaatccatatttcttccctctgacagatgctgttttgactgggccaaacagatcaatgtgcaagagttctaatggccttgaggtagaaacaacattcttggacttgaatgcaggtttggagaacttgcccctctgacatgcttcacaaagagcatccgatttgaatttcagattagggagtcctctgaccagattcagtttgttaatctgagaaatctttctcaaactagcatgacctaatcttctgtgccagacccactgctcttcagaaacagacataagacaagtcaccttctgactcataagatcttgcagatctgtcttataaatgttgttcttcctcttgcctgtaaataggattgagccatccttctgatttacagccttgcaagactcttgattaaagattatatcataaccattgtcactcaattgactgatagataagaggttatgtgttaatccttctacaagaagtacattagaaatggaaggagagttaccagactttatagttccagagccaattatcttgcccttctgatctcctccaaacttgacttctcccccagacttaagcaccaggtcttggaacatagaccttcttcctgtcatgtgtcgtgagcatccagagtccaggtaccatgacatgttgtgctttgtcctttttgcagtcaaggatatctgcaataggaataatcttatccttaggtacccacattttcttgggtcctttcttgttagattttctcaagttctgattgaacttgggtttaacattgtaagcaataggaggaacagcatgataatttttaatgtgagtttcatgatatttcctaggttatgtcacatgccttttggtgtgtgttatgtgaaaactttgagcatgtgaagtgtgcctaatatcatgggagtggccatacttgaactgatcatacaatggcttgtatgtgaatttcatttcatcaacaggttcaagtttgtatggggtttcaccctcaaaaccaatgccgactcttttgtttccagacacagcatatatcatagaagctagctgacttctgccaatacttctagataagaacttcctgaaacttaaatcatattctttcagaatatggtttagactaggagtggatttttctgaatcagaaggagatccaacattattggataattttaaaagtttttcttttaattcagaattttccaactcaagcttctttgtttcaaattcaaatagctttttcagctttttgtatttgagactgatctgagacttgagttccagaagttcagttagaccggaaactaactcatctctagtaagttcagaaaatacctcttcagaatctaattctgatgtagattctgatccgtcatcttctgtcgccatcagcgcacagttggcctgctcatcttcagagtctgaatcatcttctgactcatcccaggttgccataagacttttcttcttatgaaacttcttcttgggattttccttctgaagatttggacattcattcttgaagtgtccaggctcattgcattcatagcacatgaccttcttcttgtcaaatcttctgtcatcagaagattctccacgttcaaatttctttgaacttctgaagcctgtgaacttcctttgcttggtcttccagagttgatttagccttctggagatcagggacagttcatcttcttcttcagattctgattcttcaggatcttcttctctagcctgaaaagcgttagtgcatttcttgatattggattttaatgcaatagacttacctttcttttgaggctcatttgcgtccagctctatttcatgacttctcaaggcactgataagctcttccagagaaacttcattcagattctttgcaatcttgaatgcagtcaccataggaccccatcttctgggtaagcttctgatgatcttctttacgtgatcaaccttggtgtatcccttgtcaagaactctcaatccagcagtaagagtttgaaatcttgaaaacatcttttcaatgtcttcatcatcctccatcttgaaggcttcatacttctggattaaagctagagctttagtctccttgacttgagcatttccttcatgagtcattttcaaggactcatatatgtcataggccgtttccctgttagatatcttctcatactcagcatgagagatagcattcagcaaaacagttctgcatttataatgattcctgaaaagctttttctgatcatcattcatttcttgccttgtcagctttacgcctctggcatttactggatgtttgtaaccatccatcagaagatcccatagatcaccatctagaccaagaaagtaactttccagtttatctttccagtattcaaagttttcaccatcaaataccggcggtctagtataaccattgttaccgttgtattgctcagcagagccagatgtagatgcaggtgtagacttttcactttcatcaaccatcttttactgaagcgtttttctcttcctgaatcttttctaaacacggttaagtgcttgcaccttagaaccgacgctccgatgccaattgaaggatagaaaaacacttagaaagggggggtttgaataagtgtagctttaaaaaacttgacagataaaaataaattgcacagttatttttatcctggttcgttgttaactaaactactccagtccacccccgcagagatgatttacctcaactgaggatttaatccactaatcgcacggattacaatggttctccacttagtcagcaactaagtcttccagagtcttctgatcacacactgatcactccaggaacaactgcttagataccctctaagacttttctagagtatactgatccacacgatcactctagttacaacctgcttagataacctctaagacttcctagagtattctgatccacacgatcactctagttccttacaacttaatgtaatcaattctaagagtattacaattgcttcttaaaagctataatcacaaactgtgatatttctcttaatcgtttaagcttaatctcactaatatattacaacagcaatgtagtgagttttgatgaagatgaagattctgagttttgatttgaacaacgtttcagcaagttgatattcacagaatagatgtagaattcgttaaccttgcttctcatcagaacttcatatttataggcgttggagaagatgaccgttgagtgcatttaatgctttgcgtgttccgtacagcatcgcatttaatgttatacgcttttgtcaactacctcgagccttgttcacgctgtgtctactgacgtagcctttagtagcttttaacgttccttttgtcagtcagcgtagcttgccacttgtactttcttctgatctgatgtttatgaatacaacgtttgaatatcatcagagtcaaacagcttggtgcacagcatcttctgatcttctgaccttgaagtgcttctgagcgtgataccatcagaacttcagtgcttctgttctcttgttcttctgatgcttccatagacccatgttctgattctgcttcgaccatcttctgatgtcttgccagaccatgttctgatgttgcatgctgaaccctttgagacaaagcttctgagcgctgaattatgcatactctttatatatttcctgaaaaggaaattgcattggattagagtaccatattatcttaagcaaaattcatattattgttatcatcaaaactaagataattgatcagaacaaatcttgttctaacaccctcCACATCATCCTGGGACTTTCGTGAAGTAGTAGTAGACGGGGAAGGCCCTCCAACTGGGACAACTGTAGAATGCCCGACTATAGCGGGTGTATGAACTGGAACAACAGATGAGACCCCCTCAACTGGGTCAGATGTAGAAGTCCCGGCTGGAGCAGGTGTATCAGGTGAAACAACAGCTCCATCAGTCACCTGAGATATAACACACGCTCGTTTGCGACGCACAAATGCGTGCTGCGCAGTCCTCCCATGTATATCTCTATCTGGCCAGTGACTCATAATGTCTGCATAGGTAACCGTACATGAACAATGAAATATTAATaaacaagaaattaaaaaaaaaaaaactttttccgtagatgcacctacgaaagtATGTTAGTTTCAAAAACATTGGATACTTCCGTAGATGGACCTACAGAAACATGTTTAGTTGTCAATACATTGGGTgtttccgtagatggatctacagAAATCTCCAACGTCCATCTCTtctgtagatggatctacggaagcaACTGAAACTCAAAAACGCAACATTGGCGTCTGAGTCAGTCCAACCACtacaaactttttttttggctTGATCGTACGTTTAAAACGTCAAACAaaacctacattgtctctaatcACTATTGCTAAACCTCTCAATTCATTTTTGCTCCTAAATATCACATTCcaattcaatttcaaaactactctaaattaactaaaaattcgaaaaacttaccgattaaaataTCGCTTTGAACTTGTTTGAAGTTGATGTTGACCAGAGATTTGAATTTGAGCTTGAAAGAGATTTGAAGTTGAGTTTGTGTTGGAGTTTGAAATGAAGGGACTGGGGGAGGGAAAATGTATGGCGCAAGTTATAACACCAAATCTTTCCGTAGATCCACATACGGAAGACTTCtgtaaatgcatctacggaacaaaacaacgttaaataaaaaaaagtgcttcccgagatgcatctacggaagcacgaaAGCAAAATGGTCAATTCGGTGGTGCCTGAGAGAATATGTTGAGAAATTGTCATATATATTTAtgtaacaatttaaaaaaaaattctatattaATGCTGTTAAATAGATAAATTGataacttattttaattatattttataaaaacacattTAAATAATAAAGACTAGTatgtttaaatttataaaaatactctctttttgtaaaataaaaaatatgttcaaTTAAAAAAGTTTTAACACAGTACAAATCTAGTTTAGACCTGTTTCACGTATTTCCCCTCATCCAAATGTAAATACTTTTCTCTAAAATTTCCACCATTTAATGAGAGAAGATGTTGATGTGGGTCACATTGCATCCCCTCTCTCTCAACCATATTAGAAAGGAAAAGTAAAAAATTGAAGCCTTCATTTATTTTCCTCACAAGCAAACTGTCTTAAAATTGACAGTGTCTGAAAAACAATGGCATTTGTGAAGTTAATGGGAATTATAAGGGCAATGTCAGAGGTTCACACCTATATAAGAAACCCACTCTTCAGCTTTCagagtcattcattcattcaCAATCAAGTAGTAACTCAGTAAGTTTATTCAAAGTTCAAACATACCAAAACACAAGATGGCTCTGGTCACCGACGAGATCAAAGCCAAATCAGAGGTATACTATGGAGATGAAATCTGCCAAATCAAGTCCAAGGAACTTCTCAAGGAAATAAGCATGCCCAATGGCCTTTTGCCATTGAAAGACATAGAAGAATGTGGATACCATAGAGAGAGTGGTTTTGTGTGGCTTAAGCAGAAAGCAAGCTATAACCACAAGTTTGTGAAAGTTGATAGGCATGTGATCTATGGTACTGAAGTCACTGCCACTGTTGAGGTTGGTAAGATCAAGAAGCTAACTGGTGTGAAGGTGAAGGAGCTCTTGATTTGGCTTCCTCTTCATGAAATCCTTATGGATGAACCACCTACTGGCAAAATCACCTTCAAGGCTGTTACTGGGCTTTTCAGGACATTCCCTGCCTCAGCTTTTGAGATTGAAGAGGAAGTTAAGGATGTGAAGGAAGAAAACAAAGATCAAGTCAAAGAAACTGCACCTGCCACTGCTGCTCCTGTTGAAGTCAAAGAGGTCTGAATCTGATTCTGAAGTATTCGTattcattaaaataaatttattattatgttATGTTTCAATACATTGTAATCCTTTCAATTTCTTGCTTTATAGTAATGCTTGTTATGTTTCAGAGTCTTTGATTATGCTGCTCTCATTGAGCTGTTTACTTAAAGACTaagaatatataaaattattatcattTATCATGACCTATGATCAAagttaattataaaatttattctcTTCGTATTTCATTTGAACCATTATAGATTTGAATCCAGCTTAAATTTACCATGCTTTGATACTCAAGCTCCTTGAGCTTAGGGTGAATCCAGCTTAAATTTACCATGCTTTGATACTCAAGCTCCTTGAGCTTAGGGTGAATCCAGCTTAAATTTACCATGCTTTGATACTCAAGCTCCTTGAGCTTAGGGTGAATCCAGCTTAAATTTACCATGCTTTGATACTCAAGCTCCTTGAGCTTAGGGTGAATCCAGCTTAAATTTACCATGCTTTGATACTCAAGCTCCTTGAGCTTAGGGTGAATCCAGCTTAAATTTACCATGCTTTGACTCCCAAATAAAATTAACTCTC
Proteins encoded in this region:
- the LOC131629602 gene encoding uncharacterized protein LOC131629602 codes for the protein MALVTDEIKAKSEVYYGDEICQIKSKELLKEISMPNGLLPLKDIEECGYHRESGFVWLKQKASYNHKFVKVDRHVIYGTEVTATVEVGKIKKLTGVKVKELLIWLPLHEILMDEPPTGKITFKAVTGLFRTFPASAFEIEEEVKDVKEENKDQVKETAPATAAPVEVKEV